In Phocoena phocoena chromosome 11, mPhoPho1.1, whole genome shotgun sequence, one DNA window encodes the following:
- the CNOT2 gene encoding CCR4-NOT transcription complex subunit 2 isoform X4, whose product MVRTDGHTLSEKRNYQMLASPSTSGQLSQFGASLYGQQSALGLPMRGMSNNTPQLNRSLSQGTQLPSHVTPTTGVPTMSLHTPPSPSRGILPMNPRNMMNHSQVGQGIGIPSRTNSMSSSGLGSPNRSSPSIICMPKQQPSRQPFTVNSMSGFGMNRNQAFGMNNSLSSNIFNGTDGSENVTGLDLSDFPALADRNRREGSGNPTPLINPLAGRAPYVGMVTKPANEQSQDFSIHNEDFPALPGSSYKDPTSSNDDSKSNLNTSGKTTSSTDGPKFPGDKSSTTQNNNQQKKGIQVLPDGRVTNIPQGMVTDQFGMIGLLTFIRAAETDPGMVHLALGSDLTTLGLNLNSPENLYPKFASPWASSPCRPQDIDFHVPSEYLTNIHIRDKLAAIKLGRYGEDLLFYLYYMNGGDVLQLLAAVELFNRDWRYHKEERVWITRAPGMEPTMKTNTYERGTYYFFDCLNWRKVAKEFHLEYDKLEERPHLPSTFNYNPAQQAF is encoded by the exons gTGCACTAGGCCTTCCAATGAGGGGGATGAGCAACAATACCCCTCAGTTAAATCGCAGCTTATCACAAGGCACTCAGTTACCGAGCCACGTCACGCCAACAACAGGGGTACCAACAATGTCACTTCACACGCCTCCATCTCCAAGCAG GGGTATTTTGCCTATGAATCCTAGGAATATGATGAACCACTCCCAGGTTGGTCAGGGCATTGGAATTCCTAGCAGGACAAATAGCATGAGCAGTTCAGGGTTAGGTAGCCCCAACAGAAGCTCGCCAAGCATAATATGTATGCCAAAGCAGCAGCCTTCTCGACAGCCTTTTACTGTGAACAG TATGTCTGGATTTGGAATGAACAGGAATCAGGCATTTGGAATGAATAACTCCTTATCAAGTAACATTTTTAATGGAACAG atGGAAGTGAAAATGTAACAGGATTGGACCTTTCAGATTTTCCAGCATTAGCAGACCGAAATAGAAGGGAAGGAAGTGGTAACCCAACTCCATTAATAAACCCCTTGGCTGGAAGAGCTCCTTATG TTGGAATGGTAACAAAACCAGCAAATGAGCAATCCCAGGACTTCTCAATACACAACGAAGATTTTCCCGCGTTACCTGGTTCCAGTTATAAAGATCCAACATCAAGTAATGATGACAGTAAATCT aATTTGAATACATCTGGCAAGACAACTTCAAGTACAGATGGACCCAAATTCCCTGGAGATAAAAGTTCAACAACACAAAATAATAACCAGCAGAAAAAAGGGATCCAGGTGTTACCTGATG GTCGGGTTACTAACATTCCCCAAGGGATGGTGACAGACCAGTTTGGAATGATTGGCCTGTTAACATTTATCAGGGCAGCAGAGACAGACCCAGGAATGGTACATCTTGCATTAGGAAGTGACTTAACAACATTAGGCCTCAATCTGAACTCTCCTGa AAATCTCTACCCCAAATTTGCATCACCCTGGGCATCTTCACCTTGTCGACCTCAAGACATAG ACTTCCATGTTCCATCTGAGTACTTAACGAACATTCACATTAGGGATAAG ctGGCTGCAATAAAACTTGGTCGATACGGAGAAGACCTTCTCTTCTATCTCTATTACATGAATGGAGGAGACGTATTACAACTTTTAGCTGCAGTAGAGCT TTTTAACCGTGATTGGAGATACCACAAAGAAGAACGAGTATGGATTACCAGGGCACCAGGCATGGAGCCAACAATGAAAACCAATACATATGAGAGGGGAACATATTACTTCTTTGACTGTCTTAACTGGAGGAAAGTAGCTAag GAGTTCCATCTGGAATATGACAAATTAGAAGAACGGCCTCACCTGCCATCCACCTTCAACTACAACCCTGCTCAGCAAGCCTTCTAA
- the CNOT2 gene encoding CCR4-NOT transcription complex subunit 2 isoform X6 → MFGASRKKFVEGVDSDYHDENMYYSQSSMFPHRSEKDMLASPSTSGALGLPMRGMSNNTPQLNRSLSQGTQLPSHVTPTTGVPTMSLHTPPSPSRGILPMNPRNMMNHSQVGQGIGIPSRTNSMSSSGLGSPNRSSPSIICMPKQQPSRQPFTVNSMSGFGMNRNQAFGMNNSLSSNIFNGTDGSENVTGLDLSDFPALADRNRREGSGNPTPLINPLAGRAPYVGMVTKPANEQSQDFSIHNEDFPALPGSSYKDPTSSNDDSKSNLNTSGKTTSSTDGPKFPGDKSSTTQNNNQQKKGIQVLPDGRVTNIPQGMVTDQFGMIGLLTFIRAAETDPGMVHLALGSDLTTLGLNLNSPENLYPKFASPWASSPCRPQDIDFHVPSEYLTNIHIRDKLAAIKLGRYGEDLLFYLYYMNGGDVLQLLAAVELFNRDWRYHKEERVWITRAPGMEPTMKTNTYERGTYYFFDCLNWRKVAKEFHLEYDKLEERPHLPSTFNYNPAQQAF, encoded by the exons gTGCACTAGGCCTTCCAATGAGGGGGATGAGCAACAATACCCCTCAGTTAAATCGCAGCTTATCACAAGGCACTCAGTTACCGAGCCACGTCACGCCAACAACAGGGGTACCAACAATGTCACTTCACACGCCTCCATCTCCAAGCAG GGGTATTTTGCCTATGAATCCTAGGAATATGATGAACCACTCCCAGGTTGGTCAGGGCATTGGAATTCCTAGCAGGACAAATAGCATGAGCAGTTCAGGGTTAGGTAGCCCCAACAGAAGCTCGCCAAGCATAATATGTATGCCAAAGCAGCAGCCTTCTCGACAGCCTTTTACTGTGAACAG TATGTCTGGATTTGGAATGAACAGGAATCAGGCATTTGGAATGAATAACTCCTTATCAAGTAACATTTTTAATGGAACAG atGGAAGTGAAAATGTAACAGGATTGGACCTTTCAGATTTTCCAGCATTAGCAGACCGAAATAGAAGGGAAGGAAGTGGTAACCCAACTCCATTAATAAACCCCTTGGCTGGAAGAGCTCCTTATG TTGGAATGGTAACAAAACCAGCAAATGAGCAATCCCAGGACTTCTCAATACACAACGAAGATTTTCCCGCGTTACCTGGTTCCAGTTATAAAGATCCAACATCAAGTAATGATGACAGTAAATCT aATTTGAATACATCTGGCAAGACAACTTCAAGTACAGATGGACCCAAATTCCCTGGAGATAAAAGTTCAACAACACAAAATAATAACCAGCAGAAAAAAGGGATCCAGGTGTTACCTGATG GTCGGGTTACTAACATTCCCCAAGGGATGGTGACAGACCAGTTTGGAATGATTGGCCTGTTAACATTTATCAGGGCAGCAGAGACAGACCCAGGAATGGTACATCTTGCATTAGGAAGTGACTTAACAACATTAGGCCTCAATCTGAACTCTCCTGa AAATCTCTACCCCAAATTTGCATCACCCTGGGCATCTTCACCTTGTCGACCTCAAGACATAG ACTTCCATGTTCCATCTGAGTACTTAACGAACATTCACATTAGGGATAAG ctGGCTGCAATAAAACTTGGTCGATACGGAGAAGACCTTCTCTTCTATCTCTATTACATGAATGGAGGAGACGTATTACAACTTTTAGCTGCAGTAGAGCT TTTTAACCGTGATTGGAGATACCACAAAGAAGAACGAGTATGGATTACCAGGGCACCAGGCATGGAGCCAACAATGAAAACCAATACATATGAGAGGGGAACATATTACTTCTTTGACTGTCTTAACTGGAGGAAAGTAGCTAag GAGTTCCATCTGGAATATGACAAATTAGAAGAACGGCCTCACCTGCCATCCACCTTCAACTACAACCCTGCTCAGCAAGCCTTCTAA